Part of the Solidesulfovibrio fructosivorans JJ] genome is shown below.
ATCCACCCCGTGGACGCGGCGACGCTTGCCGAAGCCCCCGCCGCGGGCGGCGACGCGGCAGCGGTCCGCAAGACCTTCGGCGACTGGGAGCTTACGGTTACGGGCGCGTCGGCCACGTTGCGGCTCGCGGCCGGAGCCCGGGCCGACGCCGCGAGCGCCAGGGAGGCGCTCCTGGCCGCGCTGGCCCGGGGGGCGGGCGCGTCCCTCGTGTTGCCCGCTCCCGGAGAGATCGATCTGACCTTTCTCCAGGTCCTGGTCGCGGCCGCCAAGAGCTTCGCCGCCCGGGGACTGCCGCTCGGCCATGACGACGGCGCGCCCGCAGCCCTGGCCGAGACCGCCGCCCGGGCCGGCGTCACGCCCGCGTCCCTGGCCGAGGCGGGCGTGACGGACAAACTCTTTTTCGCGTCCTGACGGACCGCACCAACGTCCGCTACGGAGGACTGACACGGATGGCAGGCAACGACGAGATGCGCGCTCTTTTCGCCGAGGAAGTGCAGGAGAACCTGGCCGAACTCGACGGGGCCCTGCTGGAGCTGGAAAAAAATCCAGGGGACAAGGACCTTGTCAACCGGATCTTCCGAGCCGTGCACACGCTCAAGGGCGCTTGCGACATGTTCGGCATTTCCGGCGTGGTCGCCCTGGCCCACGACCTGGAATCGCTTTTCGCCCAGGTGCGCGAGGGCTGGCGGCGGGTGGGCAAGGACCTGCTCAACGCGGCGTTTCTGGCCAAGGACCGGTTCACGATCATGCTGTGCGGCGAGGACGGCCCGGCCGGCGGCGAGGACCCGGAGCTTGCCGCCCGGCTCAAGGAACTCCTGCGCAGCGTGGATATGCCGGACGACGCCCCGGCGGCCCAGGCCCAGCATCCGGAAGCCTCGCCGGTCGCGCCGGAGGCGGACGCGCCCGCACCCTCGAAACACCGCTGGCGCATCCGCTTCGCCCCGTCCGATCCCGGCCATCTGGCCAAGGCCGACCCTCTCGTCCTGCTCGACACCCTGCGGGGCATGGGCGAGGCCACGGTGCGCTGCGACCTGACGGCCGTGCCCGATCTCGAGGCTCTCGAGCCAAACGACTGCGCCCTGCGCTTCGAGGTGATCCTGACGGCGGACACCGCCACCGTGCCCGACGCCGACGCCCTGCGCGACGCGTTTTTCTACCTGGAAAATCCCGCCGACGTGACGATTTCCCCATACGAGGAAACGGAGGAAGACGCGTCGTCGGATGCCCTGGAATGGCCGGAGCTCCCGGACGCCGAGCCCGCTCCCGAGCCCATGGCGCAATCCGCGCCGCCGCAGGCCGCCCCGGCCCCGCAACCGGCCAAGGCTCCCGCCGCCGGGGCCAGGGCCGAGCCCAAACGCCAGGCTGCCGCGAAAAAGGAAACCATGCAGAGCCTTCGCGTGGACGCGGCCAAGCTCGACGAACTGGTCGATCTGGTCGGCGAGCTGGTCATCGCCCAGGCGCGGCTCACCCAGCTGGCCTCGGGGCTCTCCCATCCGTCGCTGACCAGCGTGGCCGAAGAGATCGAACGCCTGTCCAACGAACTGCGCGACAACACGCTCGGCATCCGCATGCTGCCTATCGGCACGACGTTCAGCCGGTTCCGCCGGCTGGTGCGCGACCTGTCCGCGGAAATGAGCAAATCCATCGAGCTGGTCACCGAGGGCGGCGAGACGGAACTCGACAAGACCGTCATCGAACAGCTCAACGACCCCCTCGTGCATCTTTTGCGCAACAGCATCGACCACGGCATCGAACCGCCCGGCGAGCGCCTCGCCGCCGGCAAGCCGGAAACCGGGTCCATCGTGCTCGCGGCCGAGCACGCCGGAGGCGAGGTGGTGCTTTCGATCACCGACGACGGGCGGGGCATGGACCCGGCCCGCATCCGGGCCAAGGCCGAGGAAAAAGGGCTCGTCTCCCCGGAGGCGCGCCTGACCGACACGGAGATTTTCAACCTCGTCTTCCTGCCGGGCTTTTCCACGGCGGAAAAGATCACCAACGTCTCGGGCCGGGGCGTGGGCATGGACGTGGTCAAGCGCAGCATGGACGCGTTGCGGGGCAAGATCGACATCCACAGCGAGCTTGGCAAGGGCTCGCGCATCACCATCAAGCTGCCGCTGACGCTGGCCATCATCGACGGGCTGCAGATCAGGGCCGGCGACGACCAGTACATCATCCCGCTGTCCCTGGTGGAGGAGTGCGTGGAGCTGCCGCGCGAGGGCGCGGAAACCGCCGGACGCGGCCGCACCATCCAGCTGCGCGGCGAGATCGTGCCCTTTATCCGGCTGCGCGAGGCCTTCGAGCTGGCCGGCGACGCCCCGGCCATCGAACAGGTCGTGGTCACCCACTTCGAGGGCGAACGGGCCGGCATCGCCGTGGACGAGGTCGTGGGCCAGCAGCAGACGGTCATCAAAAGCCTCGGCAGCTACATCGGCGCCGTGGCCGGCATCTCCGGAGCCACCATAAACGGCGACGGCACCATGTCGCTGATCCTCGACGTGCCGACCCTCGTGTCCACAGTCAAACGCACCGTCGCTTAGG
Proteins encoded:
- a CDS encoding chemotaxis protein CheA; translation: MAGNDEMRALFAEEVQENLAELDGALLELEKNPGDKDLVNRIFRAVHTLKGACDMFGISGVVALAHDLESLFAQVREGWRRVGKDLLNAAFLAKDRFTIMLCGEDGPAGGEDPELAARLKELLRSVDMPDDAPAAQAQHPEASPVAPEADAPAPSKHRWRIRFAPSDPGHLAKADPLVLLDTLRGMGEATVRCDLTAVPDLEALEPNDCALRFEVILTADTATVPDADALRDAFFYLENPADVTISPYEETEEDASSDALEWPELPDAEPAPEPMAQSAPPQAAPAPQPAKAPAAGARAEPKRQAAAKKETMQSLRVDAAKLDELVDLVGELVIAQARLTQLASGLSHPSLTSVAEEIERLSNELRDNTLGIRMLPIGTTFSRFRRLVRDLSAEMSKSIELVTEGGETELDKTVIEQLNDPLVHLLRNSIDHGIEPPGERLAAGKPETGSIVLAAEHAGGEVVLSITDDGRGMDPARIRAKAEEKGLVSPEARLTDTEIFNLVFLPGFSTAEKITNVSGRGVGMDVVKRSMDALRGKIDIHSELGKGSRITIKLPLTLAIIDGLQIRAGDDQYIIPLSLVEECVELPREGAETAGRGRTIQLRGEIVPFIRLREAFELAGDAPAIEQVVVTHFEGERAGIAVDEVVGQQQTVIKSLGSYIGAVAGISGATINGDGTMSLILDVPTLVSTVKRTVA